TCGCTGATCGACTGCGGCGGGAAGTGGACGATGAGCGTGGCGGCGCCGTCGCCAGCTTTCTTCAGGCGGGGCGGCTGGCCCGGCGTGACCGTCAGGTTGCGCAGCTCCAGCCGCAAGGCCAGCAGATCGGCCGGGCGCAGCACGGCATGGCCGGGGCGGGTGCCGTCGAAGAAATTGCGGTTGGGATTGGGGGCCAAAACAGGAATGTTCAGCCTTCTGGTGACCATGCCAGTTCTCCTGCAAATAAGGAAACCCAGGAACGAAATCCTGCACGTCCAGCTACCTGCGAATCGAACTGCCAATGTGGCGAAAATTATCGTTGTGTTGCGTTAGTAGTCAACAACGCACGGGCCTGCGGCAGCGGCTGCCGCGACAGCGCCGGTTTGAGAATCCGGATGTGGCCGAAAGATGTAGAAGAGGCAAGCTTTCGCTGGGGAAGCTCATGCTTTGCATGAGACTTTTGCCGCCATCTTCAGACTCGGGAAGGGGTAAGGCGGTGCCTATCCGCATGGGGGACGGGTGGCCGTCAGCGGAATTTATTTTGTACGAATGCGTAACGGCTACGGCCCCGGAAATCACGCCATCCGCGGCCGGGCCGGGATCTCAACTGGCGACCGCGGGCGCGCCGCCCAGCGCCTCCAGGCATTCCGCCAGCGGAGGAATGGCGCTGGCCAGCGCCTGGACGGTTTGCGCGTCAACCTTGGCCAAGGGTGGAATCTCGGCCAGCACGCGCACATCGCCAAAGCGTTCGATGGCTTCCTTGTTGCCCGCCGAGAGCGGCCCGCTCATGATCACGCCCAGCACCGGAATGCCGCGGCGCTTGAGGGCCTCAAGGCTGAGCAGGGTGTGGTTGATGGTGCCCAGTCCGCTGCGGGCGGCCAGCACCACCGGCATGTCCAGCCGCGCAATCAAGTCGATCATCATGTGGGTGTCGTCGATCGGCACGTAGAGGCCGCCCGCGCCTTCCACCACCAGCGGCGCCTGCGTGGCCGGCGGGACGATGCTGGTGGCGTCGACGATGGCGTCTTCCAGCGTGGCCGCGGCCCAGGGCGACAGCGGCGCCTGCAGCACGTAGGCCGGCAGGTGCAGGCGTTCGGGCGGCAGCCCGGCCAGTTGCGCCACGGTTTCGGTGTCGCCGGGTTCTTCGGCCACGCCCGTCTGCACGGGCTTCCAATAGTCGGCGTTCCAGGCGCGCGCCAGGATCGCGGACACCAGGGTCTTGCCGATGCCAGTGTCAGTGCCGGTCACGAAGACGCCGGCGGGGGACTGGTTTGATTTTTTCCACATACCGTAGGCCAGGTGATAGGTCACCCCGGCTCCTTGTTCGTCAAACGCCGCCAGCACCCGCCGCAGTTGCGCTGCGCCCAGTGGCGCGCGTCCGGGGGCGGGCGTGGTGGCGCCTATGCCTTTCAGGGCGCGCAGGAAATGCAGCCCGTCAGGATGATTTTGTATCAGCCGTTCGCTGCGCACGCCACCCGCCAGATTGCCCCTGTCCGGATGGATGGCGGCGGCGGCCGGATAGCGCGGCGTGGCGGGGGCAAGCCCCGCCGCGGCATGCGCGGCCTGCCATTCGTGGAAGGTGCCGTCCGCCAGCGTCGCCACCGCCAGGCAGCCGCCCGGCGCGAGCAGCGCGGCCAGCCGGCCCAGCCCGGCGTTCAGGTCGGAGAACCATTGCACCGCCAGGCTGGAGCAGATCAGGTCGTAGCCGCCTTCGAGTCCGGCGGGATGCTCGCCGTCCAGCAATTGGTAGCGAGCCCGGCCAGGCAGTGAGGGGCCGCGCTGCGCGGCCGCGAGCATGCCGGGGGCGATGTCGGTGACGGTCCAGTCGGCGGGACCGATGCGGCGCGCCAGCGCCTGGGTCAGCAGGCCGGTGCCGCAACCGATTTCCAGGATGCGGGGGCGGCGCGGCAGGGGCAGCAGGGCGATATCGCCGGCCAGCCGCTCGGCAGCCAGCCGCTGGACGGACGCGTGGTCTTCATAGGCGGGTGCGGCGGCGCCAAAGCGCGCGCCGATGCCGGCGTTGCGGGGGGCTTGCGTCATGCGGCGCGCGCCAGGCCGTCAATGAAGGCGCGGATGCGCTCCGCGCACCAGGGCGCGTCCGACACTGGCAGCAGGTGGCCGCCGCGTGTCCGCATATGGATCTCCGCGTCGGCCCCGCCGGCAAAGACCGCCTGCGTCATGGCCTGAGGCACGATGGGGTCGTCGGCGCCAGCCAGGACCAGCAGCGGCACGGGCAGCGCCGCCAGGGCCTCGCGCCGGTCTTCGTCGCGCAGGACTTCCAGGTCGCGCGTCAGCGGCGCAAGTTGCGGGTCGCCGAAATCGGTCGCGTCGCCGCAGCGCTGGCGGAAGTCGCGCAGCACCGCCGCAGGGTCAGCGGACAGGCGCCGGGACATGCGTTCCAGCACACGCGGCGCCACGCCGGCCTCGAAGCCGGGGCCGGCCGCGAAGCGGGCGAAGCCGTTGATCGACACCAGGCCGAGGCAGTCTTGCGGCTGTCCGCGCAAGAGGCGCAGCAGGCCCAGCGAATGGCCAATGGCGATCACCGGGCCGGCCAAGACCGGCTCCTGCGCCGGCCCGAAATAGCCCGCGTCGAAGACGGCTTGCGGCCAGTCTTCGAGTTCAGCGCGCAGCGGCGCCCAGACCGAAGCGTCGAAGGCCCAGCCGTGTACGAACAGCAGGGTGGGGCGGGGCATGCCGGCTTGCATGGAGACGGCGGTCATCACGCCAGCGCGGCGGCGAAACCGTCGATCAGGCGCGCCACGTCCACATCGCGGTGCGCCGCGCTCAGGGTGACGCGCAGGCGGCTGGTGCCGGCGGGGACGGTGGGCGGGCGGATCGCCACGGCCAGCAGGCCGCGCTGCTCCAGCCCCGAGGCCAGTTCCAGGGCGCGGGCTTCGTCGCCCACGATGGCCGGCACGATCTGGGTGGACGAAGCCCCCGTGTCCAGCCCCATGCCGCGCAGCGCGGCGCGCAGATTGTCGCCCGCAGCCGCCAGGCGGGCGCGTTCGGCGTCCAGCGTGGGTACCAGGTCCAGCGCCGCGTCCATGGCGCCCAGCACCGCGGGCGGCAGCGCCGTGGTGTAGATGAAGCCCGAGCAGGCGTTGATCAGGTAGTCGCACAGCGCGCGCGAACCGGCGACGTAGGCGCCGAATCCGCCCAGCGCCTTGCTGAACGTGCCCATGGCCAGGTCGATGCGGCCGGGCGCCAGCCCTGCCAGCCCCATGCCGCGCGGACCCAGCACGCCGGTGGCGTGCGCTTCGTCCAGGTAGACGAAGGCGCGGTAACGGTCGGCCAGGGTTGCCAGCCGTTCCACGTCGGTCCGGTCGCCGTCCATGCTGAACACGCTTTCGGTGACGATGAATCGCGACACGGGCTGGCCGGCCGCGCTCTCCGCCTTGGCGGCCAGCAGGCTTTCCAGATGAGCCAGGTCGTTGTGCCGGAAGCGGATCTGCTTCACGCCCGCCGCCTGGCAACCATGGTGCAGGCTGGCGTGGTTGAGCTTGTCGGCATACAGCTCGACCTCGCCCTGGCTGGCGGCCGCGCGCAGCAGGGCGGGCAGTACGGCGGCGTTGGCCTGCCAGCCCGAGGCCAGCAGCAGCGCGGCCTCGGTGCCTTTCAGCCGGGCCAGCTTGGCTTCCACCTGTTCGTGCAGGTCCAGATTGCCGGTCACCAGGCGCGACGCCTGGGCGCCCGCGCCGTGGCGGGCCGCCCATTCGCGCGAGCGCTCGACCAGCAGCGGATGCCGCGACAGGCCGAGGTAATCGTTGCTGGAGAAGTTCAGGACCGGCTCGCCCTCGAGGACGAGGCGTCCCGGAGCGGCGGCGGAGGCCGTGCGCAGGCGGCGGCGCACGCGGCGCGCTTGCGCGCGCGCCAGTTCGGAGGAGAAAAGCGGATCCAGCTTGGACATCTATATTTCCTGCAGCGGCCGGGCAGGGGGGAGGCCGCGCCAGGCCGTAGAATGCGGGCCATTGTAGTGGAGGCGGGCGTGGCCCCCGTTCCGGCCGGATGCGCCGGGCGGACCCCGGGGCGCGCCGCCGGTATCGAGAGGTGAATCATGCACATGCCCGACTGGGTGGCCCAGGGCCAGCCCCATATCTGGCTACCCTATGCCCAAATGAAGACGGCCACGCCGCCGCTGCCCGTGGTGCGCAGCCATGGCAGCCGGCTTGAACTGGCCGACGGCCGCAGCCTGATCGATGGCGTCGCGTCCTGGTGGACGGCCTGCCATGGGTACAACCACCCGCACATCGCCCAGGCCGTGCGCGCGCAGCTGGACGCCATGCCGCACGTCATGTTCGGCGGGCTGACCCATGAGCCGGCGCTGACCCTGGCGCGCCGGCTGGCCGCCATGCTGGGGCCGGGACTGGACCGCGTCTTCTACACCGATTCCGGCTCGGTGGCGGTGGAAGTCGCCATGAAGATGGCGCTGCAGTTCTGGCTGAACCAGGGAGAACGCGGCCGCAGCCGTTTCCTGGCGTTCCGCGGCGGCTATCACGGCGACACCTTCGGCACCATGGCGGTGTGCGATCCGGACGAGGGCATGCACAGCCTGTACCGCGGCATGCTGGCCGAACACGACATCGTCGACCTGCCGTGCAGCGAGGCCGAACTGGCCGCGCTGGAGGCGCACCTGGAAGTCCATGCCTCCCGGCTGGCGGGCATCCTGGTCGAGCCGCTGGTGCAGGGCGCGGGCGGCATGCTGCTGCACGACCCGGAAGTGCTGCGCCGTCTGCGCCGCGTGGCCGACCGCCACGGCCTGCTGCTGATCTTCGACGAGATCTTCACCGGCTTCGGCCGCACCGGCACGATGTTCGCCTTCGAGCAGGCCGGCATCCGCCCGGACATCGTGACCTTGTCCAAGGCTCTGACCGGCGGCACCTTGCCGCTGGCCGCCACGGTGGCCAGCAGCCGGGTGTTCGAGGCGTTCTGGTCCGATGACCCTTCGCACGCGCTGATGCACGGCCCCACCTTCATGGGCAACGCGTTGGCCTGCGCCGCGGCCAACGCCTCGCTGGATCTCTTCGAGACCGAACCGCGGCTGGCGCAGGCGCAATCGATCTCCGCGAGCCTGGCCGCGGGCCTGGAACCGTGCCGCGAGCTGCCCTGGGTGCGCGACGTGCGCGTGCTGGGCGCGATCGGCGTGGTCGAGCTGGACGGCATCGCCGACCGCGAGGGCCTGAAGCGGCGCCTGGTCGACGCCGGCGTGTGGGTGCGGCCGTTCGGCAATGTGGTCTACCTGACGCCGGCGCTGACCATCGCCGAGGACGATCTCGCCAGCCTGATGCGGGCGGTGGTCGAGGTGCTGCGCCGCCAGCGCCCCTGAGCCGGATGGCGCCCGGCCCGCGTGGCCGGGGCAAACCCGCCGGACCCGCCTTGATCCAGATCAAGGCGGCTTTGTAACGCGCTGGGTAACATCGGCGCATGCGAGCAAAATCGATCTTCGCCGTCCCGGCCGCCCTGTCCGACGCCGACCGCCAGCAGCGCCGCCATGCGCTGGTGCGCCTGTCGCTGGCGTGGCTGGCCATGATGCAGGTGATGATGTTCGCCTGGCCCGGCTACCTGCGGCATGAAAGCATGCCGGCCGATGCGCTGGAAACGCTGGACTGGGCCATCGTGCTGATGAACTGGGCCAGCTTCGCGCTGACCGTGCCCGTGGTGGTCTATTCGGCCTGGCCGATCTGGCGCCACGCGGGCGACAACCTGCGCCATGGCCGCGCCGGCATGGACGTGCCGGTGGCCCTGGGCATCGTCGCCGCCTTCATTCCCAGCGTCCACGCCACCTACACGGGGCGCGGCGAGGTCTACTTCGATTCGGTCACGATGTTCGTGGCCTTCCTGCTGACCGCGCGCTATCTGGAGCTGTGCGCCCGCCAGTCCTTCGGCGGCGCGGCAGGCGGCTTGCGCCACGAGCGCGTGGAGGCGCAGCGCCTGGAGCTGGGCGCGCGCGCCGATCGGCTGGCCTCGCGCTTCGTCATGGTCCAGGTCGCGTTGGCGCTGGCCGCCGCGGCCGCCTGGGCCTACATCGATGCGGCGCACAGCGTTCCGGTGATGGTGGCGTTGCTGGTGATGAGCTGTCCCTGCGCCATGTCGATGGCGGTGCCCACCGCCATGGCCTCCGCCCATTCGGCGCTGGCCGCCCATCCCAATATGTCCGACGCGGCGCTGGACGAGCTGCTGGGCGAGGCGCGGCGCCGCGCTCGCCAGAACCTGTACGGATCGGTGGTCTGGCACCTGCTGATGACCCCGCTGGCGCTGGTCGGCTGGGTGACGCCGTGGCTGGCCGCGATCACCATGCTGGTGTCCTCGCTGGCGGTCGCCTACAACTCGTGGCGCTTGTGCCGCCGCGACTGGGCTGGCGCGCCGGCGCCCGCCGCCGCGCTGGAAACGGCGCAATGACCATCCTCTATCTGCTTCTGCCCCTGTCCCTGCTGTTCGTGCTGGCCATCGGGGTGTCGCTGTGGTGGGCCGTTTTCAACGGCCAGTACGACGACACCGATGATGCCGGCCGCGCCATCCTGCTCGACGACGACAGCGGACCCGCCAGCCGCGGCTGAGCGGCGCGTTTGATTTCGCGCCTGGACCCGTTGCGCCGGCGCCGCGTTCCCCACCGTGTAACCAGATGCTTGATCCAGATCAACGCTGCCTTGTTTGACTAGTCCCATCATTGCAGCCTGGAGCTATCTGTAACTTTAGGGGAAGGGCGATGAACGATTGCGCCGCAATCGCAAGCAAGGCCGACACCTTCAACTACAAGATCGTGAGGCAATTCGCGCTCATGACGGTAGTGTGGGGCATCGTCGGCATGGCTGTGGGCGTTTTTCTCGCTGCGCAGCTTATCTGGCCGCAGCTGAACTTTGACACCGCATGGCTGAGCTATGGCCGCCTGCGCCCGCTGCACACCAACGCGGTGATCTTCGCGTTCGGCGGCAGCGCGTTGTTTACGACGTCGTACTACGTGGTCCAGCGCACCTGTCAGGCGCGCCTGTTCTGCGGCCCGCTGGCCGCGTTCACGTTCTGGGGCTGGCAGATCGTCATCGTCGCCGCCGCCATCACCTTGCCCATGGGTTTCACCAGCAGCAAGGAATACGCCGAACTCGAATGGCCCATCGACATCCTGATCACCCTGGTCTGGGTGGCTTACGCCATCGTGTTCTTCGGCACCATCGTCAAGCGCCGTTCCAAGCACATCTACGTGGCCAACTGGTTCTTCGGCTCGTACATCCTGACCATCGCCATCCTGCACATCTTCAATAACATCGAAATGCCGGTGTCGATGTGGAAGTCCTACTCCGCCTACTCGGGCGTGCAGGACGCCATGGTGCAGTGGTGGTACGGCCATAACGCCGTGGGCTTCTTCCTGACCACCAGCTTCCTGGGCATGATGTATTACTTCGTGCCCAAGCAGGCCGGCCGTCCCATCTATTCCTACCGCCTGTCCATCGTCCACTTCTGGGCGCTGGCCTTCACCTACATGTGGGCGGGCCCGCACCACCTGCTGTACACCTCGTTGCCCGACTGGACCCAGTCGCTGGGCA
The sequence above is drawn from the Achromobacter xylosoxidans genome and encodes:
- the bioD gene encoding dethiobiotin synthase, encoding MTQAPRNAGIGARFGAAAPAYEDHASVQRLAAERLAGDIALLPLPRRPRILEIGCGTGLLTQALARRIGPADWTVTDIAPGMLAAAQRGPSLPGRARYQLLDGEHPAGLEGGYDLICSSLAVQWFSDLNAGLGRLAALLAPGGCLAVATLADGTFHEWQAAHAAAGLAPATPRYPAAAAIHPDRGNLAGGVRSERLIQNHPDGLHFLRALKGIGATTPAPGRAPLGAAQLRRVLAAFDEQGAGVTYHLAYGMWKKSNQSPAGVFVTGTDTGIGKTLVSAILARAWNADYWKPVQTGVAEEPGDTETVAQLAGLPPERLHLPAYVLQAPLSPWAAATLEDAIVDATSIVPPATQAPLVVEGAGGLYVPIDDTHMMIDLIARLDMPVVLAARSGLGTINHTLLSLEALKRRGIPVLGVIMSGPLSAGNKEAIERFGDVRVLAEIPPLAKVDAQTVQALASAIPPLAECLEALGGAPAVAS
- a CDS encoding alpha/beta fold hydrolase, whose protein sequence is MPRPTLLFVHGWAFDASVWAPLRAELEDWPQAVFDAGYFGPAQEPVLAGPVIAIGHSLGLLRLLRGQPQDCLGLVSINGFARFAAGPGFEAGVAPRVLERMSRRLSADPAAVLRDFRQRCGDATDFGDPQLAPLTRDLEVLRDEDRREALAALPVPLLVLAGADDPIVPQAMTQAVFAGGADAEIHMRTRGGHLLPVSDAPWCAERIRAFIDGLARAA
- a CDS encoding aminotransferase class I/II-fold pyridoxal phosphate-dependent enzyme, translating into MSKLDPLFSSELARAQARRVRRRLRTASAAAPGRLVLEGEPVLNFSSNDYLGLSRHPLLVERSREWAARHGAGAQASRLVTGNLDLHEQVEAKLARLKGTEAALLLASGWQANAAVLPALLRAAASQGEVELYADKLNHASLHHGCQAAGVKQIRFRHNDLAHLESLLAAKAESAAGQPVSRFIVTESVFSMDGDRTDVERLATLADRYRAFVYLDEAHATGVLGPRGMGLAGLAPGRIDLAMGTFSKALGGFGAYVAGSRALCDYLINACSGFIYTTALPPAVLGAMDAALDLVPTLDAERARLAAAGDNLRAALRGMGLDTGASSTQIVPAIVGDEARALELASGLEQRGLLAVAIRPPTVPAGTSRLRVTLSAAHRDVDVARLIDGFAAALA
- a CDS encoding adenosylmethionine--8-amino-7-oxononanoate transaminase gives rise to the protein MHMPDWVAQGQPHIWLPYAQMKTATPPLPVVRSHGSRLELADGRSLIDGVASWWTACHGYNHPHIAQAVRAQLDAMPHVMFGGLTHEPALTLARRLAAMLGPGLDRVFYTDSGSVAVEVAMKMALQFWLNQGERGRSRFLAFRGGYHGDTFGTMAVCDPDEGMHSLYRGMLAEHDIVDLPCSEAELAALEAHLEVHASRLAGILVEPLVQGAGGMLLHDPEVLRRLRRVADRHGLLLIFDEIFTGFGRTGTMFAFEQAGIRPDIVTLSKALTGGTLPLAATVASSRVFEAFWSDDPSHALMHGPTFMGNALACAAANASLDLFETEPRLAQAQSISASLAAGLEPCRELPWVRDVRVLGAIGVVELDGIADREGLKRRLVDAGVWVRPFGNVVYLTPALTIAEDDLASLMRAVVEVLRRQRP
- the ccoS gene encoding cbb3-type cytochrome oxidase assembly protein CcoS gives rise to the protein MTILYLLLPLSLLFVLAIGVSLWWAVFNGQYDDTDDAGRAILLDDDSGPASRG
- the ccoN gene encoding cytochrome-c oxidase, cbb3-type subunit I, which produces MNDCAAIASKADTFNYKIVRQFALMTVVWGIVGMAVGVFLAAQLIWPQLNFDTAWLSYGRLRPLHTNAVIFAFGGSALFTTSYYVVQRTCQARLFCGPLAAFTFWGWQIVIVAAAITLPMGFTSSKEYAELEWPIDILITLVWVAYAIVFFGTIVKRRSKHIYVANWFFGSYILTIAILHIFNNIEMPVSMWKSYSAYSGVQDAMVQWWYGHNAVGFFLTTSFLGMMYYFVPKQAGRPIYSYRLSIVHFWALAFTYMWAGPHHLLYTSLPDWTQSLGMTFSLILLAPSWGGMINGIMTLQGAWYKLRTDPILKFMVTALSFYGMSTFEGSMMSIRTVNALSHYTDWTIGHVHSGALGWVAMISFGSLYYLIPRLYGREKMYSVKAIELHFWIATIGVVLYIAAMWIAGVQQGLMWRDTASDGTLVYSFVEELKTRVPYYLIRLLGGTLFLSGVFVMAWNVWMTVRGAQPVNPAIPQDDPHAARQPVPVTAAPATV